The genomic segment GGGGCGTCACGGCAAGATAACCGAAGATACATTAAGGCACTGTCCATTCGACAGTGTCTTTTCTTAATGAAAGATTTGGTCAATAAGTAATAGAGGTTGTGATTAAAAGAATTTTTTTACAAAAAAGCGCTATAATGGAAGGTGAAAATGACAAATGAAATGAGTGGATGATTTTGCTTCAATCATGGAAAAAACGATTGATTTACGGAACGGCTGGACTAGCAGTAGTTGGATGTGCGAGTGCATTCTATATCGGCTCTCATCCCGAAGAACCAAAAGCCAGTTCTTACCCGGTCCTATCAAAAGATGTCACGACGATGACGTTTAATCCGAACGACGGTCAGGTCATCCTGCTGTCCGGAAGCGACATCAATCGTTATAAAGAAACACAGGATGATCCGCAAGAGCCGGCATTGATGACGACATTATCAAAAACGGGAACAGAATTAAAGACGGAAACGATTGCTGATCCGGATTTGTATCGGATGGCATTTTCACAAAAGGGAACGGATCCGCGGCATATGTATATCCACCACCTGGACGGTATCGAAGCTGACCACTTTTTTTACGTATGACTTAAAACGGGGGACGTTTAAAAAACATCAGGTGCCGAATACAGCGATCACATCTGTTGCCCATTACGGGAAAGATGTCTGGGTCACATCAAACGCCGCAAAGCCGTCGGAAAACATTCAATTGATCAACGTCCGGACGGACAAACGGTATCCGATTGAAGACCAGTTGATGCCAGTCGTTGATTCACCGATCCTTGAACTGGATCGGACGATTGCTTACGCCAACAACGGTACCGAGGATGATCAAGAAGGGGCGGCCGGAATGGTCCTGCTCGACCAGAAAACCGGAAAATCACGCGTCATTCGAAAAGCGGTTGAACCATATGCCTATACGGCGTTATACGGCGCGAAAGACACCGCGTATTTTGCGACGACCGACGGCATGATGATCAAGCTGAAGACGGACGGCACGATGCAACAAAAGTCATTTTCAGTATTGGATGATGTCAGCTACTGGGCGACGGAACCGATGCGGATGATCAACAACCAGACCGGTTATCAAATCATCAATACCGGTGAAAACGATACGGATCAACGGCTCGTCAAGTGGACGTTCGGACAAGCATTCCGGGTTGAACAGGTTCAACCGAAGTTTTGGAAGCAGGGGAATCATTACCGTTACCTGTACCGGAATCCGTATAAGAAGACGTCCTACTTCACGGAAACGGACACGTCCTCTTCCGGTAAAGACCGGTTGATCGTCACGGACGACCGGTTAAAAACGTTATGGACGATACCGATTGATGGAGAAAAAGGTGTGGATTTTGTGATGGATTAACAGCAGAAGGAGTGAGGGAAATGGCTTTTGAAGAGGTGTACTTGACAGCAATTCAAGCGAGGTTCCGGGCCGTCCGCGAACCGGCGGAGCAGGCACTTGGTTGGCTGAACGAGGAACAGTTTCATCAGACACTCGCACCGGACACGAACAGTGTCGCGTTACTGATTCAGCACATGACGAACAATATGACGTCACGCTGGACCAATTTTTTGACGACGGACGGCGAAAAGCCGGACCGCAATCGGGACGCCGAGTTCGTTGACCAGGGGCATGATAAAGAGACGTTACTGAAACTGTGGCATGACGGCTGGCAGCTTGTCGAATCGGCGCTCGCGTCGTTGACACCGGACGATTTGAAGCGGACCGTTTTAATCCGCGGTGAACCGCATCTAGTCGTCGACGCAATCGAACGACAACTCGCACATTATGCCTATCACACCGGACAGCTGATTTTTTTGATGAAAGTGTTGCTCGGACCGGACTTCAAGCCGTTGACGATTCCCTTGCCGCATCAACGGAAGTGAATAAAACAGACCTGCCTCTTTGACTTAAGGGGCAGGTCTGTTTTTATAAGATATCGCGGACTGGTTTCGTTGATAATGAGATGATGAAAATCCGTTCTCCTTTACTAAGTTTCACGTCCTGGGGTGCATCGAGTTGATCCATTTGATTTCCGCGCATTGATTGATGAATGCTTGATTGTTCTAACATCAACACTTGATAGTCAGAGCGAAGGAGTGTTTTTTCACGGAACGAGACACCACTGTACAGAAAGTCTTTCAGCTCTTCGGATTGCTCAGACCACTTTTGCATCGTACCATCCAAATCATACATGAACGATCGGTAACCTTTCGCGGTATCGAACTGTTCTCCTAATTTCAGTTTCTTTCCCTCATATTGACCAGGTTGAATTACTTTCGTAAACCAGATTTTTTGTTCACCAGAATGGAAATATTCGGTTCCGGTCAGATAAAGGGGCTGATTGGACTGACCAGAAATGGTATAGGTGAATTCAGTTTTATTAGGATTCGTATGTTCTTTAGACTCATCCATATTTAACGTCAACGGCAATTCAATCGGTTTGACGACTTTTTTCGGCACAGCTTCTTCCGAGCTGCAACCGGCAAGTAAAAGTGCCGATAATGAACAGACGAGCATTTGTTTCAACATCCACTTCACGTCCTTCGTATGTAAATAAAGTAAGTATAAAAGGATTGGATGTTATTTACAATCAGAAAAGTGTTCACGGAAAGGGGGGCTTTGCGTGAAAAAACGATTTATTCTTTTGCTGTCACTCGGACTGTTCGGTTGTTTAGCGACATGGAACCAGGAACAGGCAGAGGCGACCGCTTCAATAAAAGTTATGTACGTCGCGCCTAACGGTAAGGATACGAATTCCGGTTCGTTGAAACGACCGCTTAAAACACTGAAACGGGCGAGTCAGCTTGCGAGAGCCGGGACGACGGTCTATCTGCGTCAAGGAACGTACACGGAAGCGTTGACAGTCCGGTACAGCGGAACGAAACAGGCGCCGGTCGTCTTTCGGAATTACCAAACAGAAAAAGTTGTCTTAAGTGGGAGGGCGTTGAAGAAACAGGACGGGGAGACGACGCTCATCCGAATCGAAAACCGGCAGTACGTGACGATTCAAGGACTGGTTGTCGCAGACATCAAAACGACACGAACCAACGAGACACCAATCGGGATTTTTGTCACCGGGGCAGGACGGAACATTCAACTGATCGATAATCAGATCCACCGCATCCAAACGAATGCGAAAGACGGCAATGCCCATGGGATTGCGATTTACGGAACCGGCCGCTTGCAGCAGATTACCGTTCGCGGCAACCGGGTCGAAGACAACCGGCTTGGGGCGAGCGAAGCGCTTGTCTTAAACGGCAACATCGACGGGTTTTCCGTCACGGATAACATCGTCCGCCGTAACGATAATATCGGCATCGACTTGATCGGCTATGAGGGAGTCGCGACGAACAACTCGGAGGATTACGTCCGGAATGGAGTCATTTCCGGGAATCAGGTCACGGACAGTTCGAGTTACGGCAATCCGGTCTACGGCAAGGATTACAATGCGGCCGGCATTTACGTTGACGGGGGAAAACAGCTGACGATTGAACACAATACGGTCGAACGAAATGATATCGGGATTGAAGTGACGAGTGAACATGCGAAAAAGTATGCAGAAGACATTACGGTCCGCGGCAATCTGGTTAAACAAAACCGGTTTACCGGCATTTCAATCGGCGGATACGATAAAAAGCGCGGTGGTACGAAACGGGTCCGGATTACAGACAATCAAGTCACCGGCAATGATACGAAAGGACTCGAAGGCGGACAGCTCCTCGTCCAGCATGATGTCCGTGCTAATCGGATCGACCATAATACGTTTACGACAGGACCGGACAACCTGTTTGTCGCAAATTTCTTCAAAACGAGTTCAGGAAATCGGTTTGAAGATAATACTTATCAATTAAAAAAAGGAACAGCAAAACGCTGGATTTGGTTGGATCACGAGTACCGGACACAGGCAACCTTTGAGCGGGCAGTAAAAGGAGGATTTAATAAGTAAAGCGAGCAGGGATTGTGCGGCATATAGAGAAATGGATGGGGTAAGCGAACGAATTTGGAAAAGGAGCGATCGATATGGGACA from the Exiguobacterium oxidotolerans JCM 12280 genome contains:
- a CDS encoding DUF1572 family protein, with amino-acid sequence MAFEEVYLTAIQARFRAVREPAEQALGWLNEEQFHQTLAPDTNSVALLIQHMTNNMTSRWTNFLTTDGEKPDRNRDAEFVDQGHDKETLLKLWHDGWQLVESALASLTPDDLKRTVLIRGEPHLVVDAIERQLAHYAYHTGQLIFLMKVLLGPDFKPLTIPLPHQRK
- a CDS encoding right-handed parallel beta-helix repeat-containing protein, which codes for MKKRFILLLSLGLFGCLATWNQEQAEATASIKVMYVAPNGKDTNSGSLKRPLKTLKRASQLARAGTTVYLRQGTYTEALTVRYSGTKQAPVVFRNYQTEKVVLSGRALKKQDGETTLIRIENRQYVTIQGLVVADIKTTRTNETPIGIFVTGAGRNIQLIDNQIHRIQTNAKDGNAHGIAIYGTGRLQQITVRGNRVEDNRLGASEALVLNGNIDGFSVTDNIVRRNDNIGIDLIGYEGVATNNSEDYVRNGVISGNQVTDSSSYGNPVYGKDYNAAGIYVDGGKQLTIEHNTVERNDIGIEVTSEHAKKYAEDITVRGNLVKQNRFTGISIGGYDKKRGGTKRVRITDNQVTGNDTKGLEGGQLLVQHDVRANRIDHNTFTTGPDNLFVANFFKTSSGNRFEDNTYQLKKGTAKRWIWLDHEYRTQATFERAVKGGFNK